A window from Gorilla gorilla gorilla isolate KB3781 chromosome 21, NHGRI_mGorGor1-v2.1_pri, whole genome shotgun sequence encodes these proteins:
- the CHRNA4 gene encoding neuronal acetylcholine receptor subunit alpha-4 isoform X1, translating into MELGGSGAPRLLPPLLLLLGTGLLRASSHVETRAHAEERLLKKLFSGYNKWSRPVANISDVVLVRFGLSIAQLIDVDEKNQMMTTNVWVKQEWHDYKLRWDPADYENVTSIRIPSELIWRPDIVLYNNADGDFAVTHLTKAHLFHDGRVQWTPPAIYKSSCSIDVTFFPFDQQNCTMKFGSWTYDKAKIDLVNMHSRVDQLDFWESGEWVIVDAVGTYNTRKYECCAEIYPDITYAFVIRRLPLFYTINLIIPCLLISCLTVLVFYLPSECGEKITLCISVLLSLTVFLLLITEIIPSTSLVIPLIGEYLLFTMIFVTLSIVITVFVLNVHHRSPRTHTMPTWVRRVFLDIVPRLLLMKRPSVVKDNCRRLIESMHKMASAPRFWPEPEGEPPATSGTQSLHPPSPSFCVPLDVSAEPGPSCKSPSDQLPAQQPLEAEKASPHPSPGPCRLPHGTQAPGLAKARSLSVQHMSSPGEAVEGGVRCRSRSIQYCVPRDDATPEAGGQAAGALASCKTHSAELPPPDQPSPCKCTCKKEPSSVSPSATVKARSTKAPPRHLPLSPALTRAVEGVQYIADHLKAEDTDFSVKEDWKYVAMVIDRIFLWMFIIVCLLGTVGLFLPPWLAGMI; encoded by the exons ATGGAGCTCGGGGGCTCCGGAGCGCCGCGGCTGCtgccgccgctgctgctgcttctggggACCGGCCTCCTGCGCG CCAGCAGCCATGTGGAGACCCGGGCCCACGCCGAGGAGCGGCTCCTGAAGAAACTCTTCTCCGGTTACAACAAGTGGTCCCGACCCGTGGCCAACATCTCGGACGTGGTCCTCGTTCGCTTCGGCCTGTCCATCGCTCAGCTCATTGACGTG GATGAGAAGAACCAGATGATGACCACGAACGTATGGGTGAAGCAG GAGTGGCACGACTACAAGCTGCGCTGGGACCCAGCTGACTATGAGAATGTCACCTCCATCCGCATCCCCTCCGAGCTCATCTGGCGGCCGGACATCGTCCTCTACAACAA TGCTGACGGGGACTTCGCGGTCACCCACCTGACCAAGGCCCACCTGTTCCATGACGGGCGGGTGCAATGGACTCCCCCGGCCATTTACAAGAGCTCTTGCAGCATCGACGTCACCTTCTTCCCCTTCGACCAGCAGAACTGCACCATGAAATTCGGCTCCTGGACCTACGACAAGGCCAAGATCGACCTGGTGAACATGCACAGCCGCGTGGACCAGCTGGACTTCTGGGAGAGTGGCGAGTGGGTCATCGTGGACGCCGTGGGCACCTACAACACCAGGAAGTACGAGTGCTGCGCTGAGATCTACCCGGACATCACCTACGCCTTCGTCATCCGGCGGCTGCCACTCTTCTACACCATCAACCTCATCATCCCCTGCCTGCTCATCTCCTGCCTCACCGTGCTGGTCTTCTACCTGCCCTCCGAGTGTGGCGAGAAGATCACGCTGTGCATCTCCGTGCTGCTGTCGCTCACCGTCTTCCTGCTGCTCATCACCGAGATCATCCCATCCACCTCACTGGTCATCCCGCTCATCGGCGAGTACCTGCTGTTCACCATGATCTTCGTCACCCTGTCCATCGTCATCACGGTCTTCGTGCTCAACGTGCACCACCGCTCGCCACGCACGCACACCATGCCCACGTGGGTACGCAGGGTCTTCCTGGACATCGTGCCACGCCTGCTCCTCATGAAGCGGCCGTCCGTGGTCAAGGACAATTGCCGGCGGCTCATCGAGTCCATGCACAAGATGGCCAGTGCCCCGCGCTTCTGGCCCGAGCCAGAAGGGGAGCCCCCTGCCACGAGCGGCACCCAGAGCCTGCACCCGCCCTCACCGTCCTTCTGCGTCCCCCTGGATGTGTCGGCTGAGCCTGGGCCTTCCTGCAAGTCACCCTCTGACCAGCTCCCTGCTCAGCAGCCCCTGGAAGCTGAGAAAGCCAGCCCCCACCCCTCGCCTGGACCCTGCCGCCTGCCCCACGGCACCCAGGCACCAGGGCTGGCCAAAGCCAGGTCCCTCAGTGTCCAGCACATGTCCAGCCCTGGCGAAGCGGTGGAAGGCGGCGTCCGGTGCCGGTCTCGGAGCATCCAGTACTGTGTTCCCCGAGACGATGCCACCCCCGAGGCAGGTGGCCAGGCTGCCGGCGCCCTGGCCTCTTGCAAGACCCACTCGGCTGAGCTCCCACCCCCAGACCAGCCCTCTCCGTGCAAATGCACATGCAAGAAGGAGCCCTCTTCGGTGTCCCCGAGCGCCACGGTCAAGGCCCGCAGCACCAAAGCGCCGCCCCGGCACCTGCCCCTGTCGCCGGCCCTGACCCGGGCGGTGGAGGGTGTCCAGTACATTGCAGACCACCTGAAGGCCGAAGACACAGACTTCTCG GTGAAGGAGGACTGGAAGTACGTGGCCATGGTCATCGACCGCATCTTCCTCTGGATGTTCATCATCGTCTGCCTGCTGGGGACGGTGGGCCTCTTCCTGCCgccctggctggctggcatgATCTAG
- the CHRNA4 gene encoding neuronal acetylcholine receptor subunit alpha-4 isoform X2 yields MLGYLPRPEPDCLGVSAALEGPGKGQQRHFHVSQPGSATPNGDEKNQMMTTNVWVKQEWHDYKLRWDPADYENVTSIRIPSELIWRPDIVLYNNADGDFAVTHLTKAHLFHDGRVQWTPPAIYKSSCSIDVTFFPFDQQNCTMKFGSWTYDKAKIDLVNMHSRVDQLDFWESGEWVIVDAVGTYNTRKYECCAEIYPDITYAFVIRRLPLFYTINLIIPCLLISCLTVLVFYLPSECGEKITLCISVLLSLTVFLLLITEIIPSTSLVIPLIGEYLLFTMIFVTLSIVITVFVLNVHHRSPRTHTMPTWVRRVFLDIVPRLLLMKRPSVVKDNCRRLIESMHKMASAPRFWPEPEGEPPATSGTQSLHPPSPSFCVPLDVSAEPGPSCKSPSDQLPAQQPLEAEKASPHPSPGPCRLPHGTQAPGLAKARSLSVQHMSSPGEAVEGGVRCRSRSIQYCVPRDDATPEAGGQAAGALASCKTHSAELPPPDQPSPCKCTCKKEPSSVSPSATVKARSTKAPPRHLPLSPALTRAVEGVQYIADHLKAEDTDFSVKEDWKYVAMVIDRIFLWMFIIVCLLGTVGLFLPPWLAGMI; encoded by the exons ATGCTTGGTTACCTACCCAGGCCTGAGCCAGACTGTCTGGGGGTCTCGGCGGCCCTGGAGGGGCCGGGTAAGGGGCAGCAGAGACATTTCCACGTTTCCCAGCCAGGCTCAGCCACGCCAAATGGG GATGAGAAGAACCAGATGATGACCACGAACGTATGGGTGAAGCAG GAGTGGCACGACTACAAGCTGCGCTGGGACCCAGCTGACTATGAGAATGTCACCTCCATCCGCATCCCCTCCGAGCTCATCTGGCGGCCGGACATCGTCCTCTACAACAA TGCTGACGGGGACTTCGCGGTCACCCACCTGACCAAGGCCCACCTGTTCCATGACGGGCGGGTGCAATGGACTCCCCCGGCCATTTACAAGAGCTCTTGCAGCATCGACGTCACCTTCTTCCCCTTCGACCAGCAGAACTGCACCATGAAATTCGGCTCCTGGACCTACGACAAGGCCAAGATCGACCTGGTGAACATGCACAGCCGCGTGGACCAGCTGGACTTCTGGGAGAGTGGCGAGTGGGTCATCGTGGACGCCGTGGGCACCTACAACACCAGGAAGTACGAGTGCTGCGCTGAGATCTACCCGGACATCACCTACGCCTTCGTCATCCGGCGGCTGCCACTCTTCTACACCATCAACCTCATCATCCCCTGCCTGCTCATCTCCTGCCTCACCGTGCTGGTCTTCTACCTGCCCTCCGAGTGTGGCGAGAAGATCACGCTGTGCATCTCCGTGCTGCTGTCGCTCACCGTCTTCCTGCTGCTCATCACCGAGATCATCCCATCCACCTCACTGGTCATCCCGCTCATCGGCGAGTACCTGCTGTTCACCATGATCTTCGTCACCCTGTCCATCGTCATCACGGTCTTCGTGCTCAACGTGCACCACCGCTCGCCACGCACGCACACCATGCCCACGTGGGTACGCAGGGTCTTCCTGGACATCGTGCCACGCCTGCTCCTCATGAAGCGGCCGTCCGTGGTCAAGGACAATTGCCGGCGGCTCATCGAGTCCATGCACAAGATGGCCAGTGCCCCGCGCTTCTGGCCCGAGCCAGAAGGGGAGCCCCCTGCCACGAGCGGCACCCAGAGCCTGCACCCGCCCTCACCGTCCTTCTGCGTCCCCCTGGATGTGTCGGCTGAGCCTGGGCCTTCCTGCAAGTCACCCTCTGACCAGCTCCCTGCTCAGCAGCCCCTGGAAGCTGAGAAAGCCAGCCCCCACCCCTCGCCTGGACCCTGCCGCCTGCCCCACGGCACCCAGGCACCAGGGCTGGCCAAAGCCAGGTCCCTCAGTGTCCAGCACATGTCCAGCCCTGGCGAAGCGGTGGAAGGCGGCGTCCGGTGCCGGTCTCGGAGCATCCAGTACTGTGTTCCCCGAGACGATGCCACCCCCGAGGCAGGTGGCCAGGCTGCCGGCGCCCTGGCCTCTTGCAAGACCCACTCGGCTGAGCTCCCACCCCCAGACCAGCCCTCTCCGTGCAAATGCACATGCAAGAAGGAGCCCTCTTCGGTGTCCCCGAGCGCCACGGTCAAGGCCCGCAGCACCAAAGCGCCGCCCCGGCACCTGCCCCTGTCGCCGGCCCTGACCCGGGCGGTGGAGGGTGTCCAGTACATTGCAGACCACCTGAAGGCCGAAGACACAGACTTCTCG GTGAAGGAGGACTGGAAGTACGTGGCCATGGTCATCGACCGCATCTTCCTCTGGATGTTCATCATCGTCTGCCTGCTGGGGACGGTGGGCCTCTTCCTGCCgccctggctggctggcatgATCTAG
- the CHRNA4 gene encoding neuronal acetylcholine receptor subunit alpha-4 isoform X3, translating to MKFGSWTYDKAKIDLVNMHSRVDQLDFWESGEWVIVDAVGTYNTRKYECCAEIYPDITYAFVIRRLPLFYTINLIIPCLLISCLTVLVFYLPSECGEKITLCISVLLSLTVFLLLITEIIPSTSLVIPLIGEYLLFTMIFVTLSIVITVFVLNVHHRSPRTHTMPTWVRRVFLDIVPRLLLMKRPSVVKDNCRRLIESMHKMASAPRFWPEPEGEPPATSGTQSLHPPSPSFCVPLDVSAEPGPSCKSPSDQLPAQQPLEAEKASPHPSPGPCRLPHGTQAPGLAKARSLSVQHMSSPGEAVEGGVRCRSRSIQYCVPRDDATPEAGGQAAGALASCKTHSAELPPPDQPSPCKCTCKKEPSSVSPSATVKARSTKAPPRHLPLSPALTRAVEGVQYIADHLKAEDTDFSVKEDWKYVAMVIDRIFLWMFIIVCLLGTVGLFLPPWLAGMI from the exons ATGAAATTCGGCTCCTGGACCTACGACAAGGCCAAGATCGACCTGGTGAACATGCACAGCCGCGTGGACCAGCTGGACTTCTGGGAGAGTGGCGAGTGGGTCATCGTGGACGCCGTGGGCACCTACAACACCAGGAAGTACGAGTGCTGCGCTGAGATCTACCCGGACATCACCTACGCCTTCGTCATCCGGCGGCTGCCACTCTTCTACACCATCAACCTCATCATCCCCTGCCTGCTCATCTCCTGCCTCACCGTGCTGGTCTTCTACCTGCCCTCCGAGTGTGGCGAGAAGATCACGCTGTGCATCTCCGTGCTGCTGTCGCTCACCGTCTTCCTGCTGCTCATCACCGAGATCATCCCATCCACCTCACTGGTCATCCCGCTCATCGGCGAGTACCTGCTGTTCACCATGATCTTCGTCACCCTGTCCATCGTCATCACGGTCTTCGTGCTCAACGTGCACCACCGCTCGCCACGCACGCACACCATGCCCACGTGGGTACGCAGGGTCTTCCTGGACATCGTGCCACGCCTGCTCCTCATGAAGCGGCCGTCCGTGGTCAAGGACAATTGCCGGCGGCTCATCGAGTCCATGCACAAGATGGCCAGTGCCCCGCGCTTCTGGCCCGAGCCAGAAGGGGAGCCCCCTGCCACGAGCGGCACCCAGAGCCTGCACCCGCCCTCACCGTCCTTCTGCGTCCCCCTGGATGTGTCGGCTGAGCCTGGGCCTTCCTGCAAGTCACCCTCTGACCAGCTCCCTGCTCAGCAGCCCCTGGAAGCTGAGAAAGCCAGCCCCCACCCCTCGCCTGGACCCTGCCGCCTGCCCCACGGCACCCAGGCACCAGGGCTGGCCAAAGCCAGGTCCCTCAGTGTCCAGCACATGTCCAGCCCTGGCGAAGCGGTGGAAGGCGGCGTCCGGTGCCGGTCTCGGAGCATCCAGTACTGTGTTCCCCGAGACGATGCCACCCCCGAGGCAGGTGGCCAGGCTGCCGGCGCCCTGGCCTCTTGCAAGACCCACTCGGCTGAGCTCCCACCCCCAGACCAGCCCTCTCCGTGCAAATGCACATGCAAGAAGGAGCCCTCTTCGGTGTCCCCGAGCGCCACGGTCAAGGCCCGCAGCACCAAAGCGCCGCCCCGGCACCTGCCCCTGTCGCCGGCCCTGACCCGGGCGGTGGAGGGTGTCCAGTACATTGCAGACCACCTGAAGGCCGAAGACACAGACTTCTCG GTGAAGGAGGACTGGAAGTACGTGGCCATGGTCATCGACCGCATCTTCCTCTGGATGTTCATCATCGTCTGCCTGCTGGGGACGGTGGGCCTCTTCCTGCCgccctggctggctggcatgATCTAG